The sequence GAttgaactatccttgacgattcggttattgccatcctattattcagttttttgtgttaaaaCCATATGCTGTAGATACAGcctcggccaatagaaatgcatttatgtttacgattcgatgtttgcattggtaaacagtggagatgatgagtccacgtagactgacggtttgttagatgtttatcgaattttatacggagaatcaacattattttccatttcttaatttggtataagtattcgtatttatgaaatattgattgatcctcgcataactgtcttctgcaattgatattggaagaactaatTAATTTTGCGTATTTTCTGAACGATTCAAATGCGCATGCTTTGTTTGCAAATTTATCCTATCGCCTCCGAAGGCaactatattgaataataagataaaattgtattaaaaacaaGGAACTTCTCAGTCCACCTGGTAATTGAACATAGTAATATTATACCATACTGTGTTAGGGCTTTTTCAAAGTTATCCCACTACTCCAAAAATCACTGTGTATATCGAACACCCACACTTCATGGTACATTATGTTCATTTACTTTTTAACCATTTTTCAGACATGACaaccttttttataattctaattttattacattGTGCATTAGTATCTATGACACTTTACTCAATAGTGAATTTTTTAGCTATTTAAAAACGAATAGTTCCTAGATGACAACATTATTCTTAAAAACCAATTTATGCCAAAAATGTCTAATAGTGTggctttaaaaaaaattgttatatcattttattattaacattttaaagaaaagttTTCGTTGAATCACCATGTATGTGTCGAACCTTCATTTACCATCGATTTATCAATTATATGTAAGAAatagttattttgtttattcaaaaatgatgCTGGTACTGCTTATGCCAAATATCAGTATTGGATAAACATTACCATCTAAATTAAAttggttttattaaataacCTACTACAATTAATAACAACTAAAAAAAGGGGAgcctaaatatattttatcaaatacttACGGATGCTTGATGTTGTTTGTAGGTTCCCCATTTATCTCCAAATATTTCGGGAAGATATATAACTCTAGGACTAGGTTGTTTACATGGATATAAATCGGAAGATACTCTTTGAATATGTTTCTCGAACTGCTCCTCGTCTTCTTCTGATACTGTGACTGTTTTCAAGAATAAAACCAGTACTATAACGctcaacatttctcataaattacCCATTACTTGAGcaacattttataatttgaacGTGTCAATGTTGAGTCGTCTgcattcatttgaaaaatgaattgatattttgcCGGGGTAATTACATTTGGCGGTCATCAGTTGTATCAGTGATTCCAATTGAAATAGTTCAAGTGAAGAGCTAATACTTTAATAATACGCACGTGTAGCGTCAAtattatacagattgtcccgTAATCAGCAACGATACTAACAAATATgcagacaaaaaataataacgtaATCACACTCTAAATTATAATAGATGTTCGTCCGACTTTTAGGAAATTATAACCCGGGTTCGTGTACCTATTCACCTATTAGCTGATTGCTTGCCAAAACTACatttagatcacagtttccgatcaacaacaacttttttcacttttttgtgttaattcttccatgatatttatttagttgtataatagattttcgatgtttaatttattgtttttgagcagttatcgaaataaataatcatGTTACAAATTAAACATTAACAATAGTCTCGAAATTAACAGCCGTAAGAAAAATATAACAGGTATAATGGTAATGATATGATAAAAATGTGAAGACGTAAACGCCATTCAAAAAAAACGAACACTATAAAATTACGTGaagaatttaaaattgatacaatgtttttaaatatggTGAAATCAAGCTGGAAGATTCCCTTTCATACAGATAGGTACTTAACAAGCTAATAAAAGTGTGTTAAGACATACTTTCTCGCAGATGgaatattttgacagtttttaaaaatattttaatgctTGACACTAGATTATATTATAGAACATATATACCTTTTATtgtatgtttttaatttatctatggATGGTGTATCAccacaatgaaaaaaaaataatacaatcatTTCCTGTTCAAtgcaaacataataatatattaaaaaatatcttctattaGTACTATCAAAGTATTTCAATGATTATTAAAGTAATAAATCAATGGCTATAACATTTCCCGATTTGGTTTATGTATATATGTCATCGTAGTACTAGCGAAGGAGTAGCCACTTCAATCAGGGTCcttatacaaagaaaaaaagaagaagaaacttaGTAAGCTATCATTAGTATGGTTATGTTCATTAAACGCTAGTGGTTACTAGTGTTTGCACGTGGTCTATCCAAATAATTctgtttattatttgatattctaTAGTAATGGGAAAACCAGGTAtgttcttttaaaaattatttaggaTATAATCatattgagaaataatattttataagattataaacaaataaatatgttgTAGAATTCTCATCTGGAGGCCGAGGCGGCGGTAGAGGAGGACGTGGTGGCTTCGGTGGAGGACGTGGTGGTGGCGGAGGACGCGGTGGTTTCGGCGGTGGCCGGGGAGGAGGAAGAGGAGGATTTGGTGACCGAAACAGCGGTGGTGGCGGCCGAGGTGGAAGAGGCGGTTTTGGAAATAAATCGGGCGGAGGTCGGGGTGGAAGAGGAGGTGGTGGAGGCAGAGGAAGAGGAGGCGGCGGATTCAAAGGTGGAAAAACTGTTGTTATTGAACCACACAGACATGAAGGTGTATTCATTGCCAGAGGTAAAGAGGATGCTTTAGTTACACTTAACCTTGTACCTGGTTCAGAAGTTTACGGAGAAAAGAGAATATCTGTTGAGGTATGTATTTGATAAACATTTTGATTAGTTTATAACCTAAACATGATTAAATAGTAAGTTAAGTTGAAGGTGATAAGTTTATCTTAATCATCAACATTCcagaaattcaaactttattgtgtgtttttattattttattcatatatttaatattaaatacagCTAACAATTCTGGGGCTCAATCTGACAAtattaatttctcaattttttcagttcaatttatatttccaatctaaaatcTATCTGTTCTTTGTTTGTTTCAGACTGATGGCAACAAAACAGAATATAGAGTATGGAATCCTTTTAGAAGTAAATTAGCAGCTGCTATTTTAGGTGGAGTGGATCAAATACACATGCCTCCTGGTAGCAAAGTTCTCTACCTAGGTGCTGCTTCAGGAACAACGGTCTCTCATGTTTCGGATATTGTAGGCCCTGAAGGATTAGTATATGCAGTAGAATTTTCTCATAGATCGGGCAGAGATTTAATCAACGTTGCCAAAAAGCGAACAAATATAATACCTATCATAGAAGATGCAAGACATCCTCACAAATATAGAATGTTAGTAGGAATGGTAGACACTATATTTGCAGATGTAGCTCAACCTGATCAAGCCAGAATTGTGGCATTGAATGCTcaacattttctaaaaaataatggaaactttgtaatttcaataaaagcCTCTTGTATAGATTCAACGGCTCAACCAGAAGCAGTATTTgcttctgaaataaaaaaattacaagaagaTAAGTTGAAACCAAGGGAGCAAATAACACTTGAACCATATGAAAGGGATCATGCTGTTGTGGTTGGGGTATTTAGGCCGCCACCTAAAATATAACTTTAATCTAAactatatatatgtatattacaTGAAgattttatcatgtttttttttttaataaaattagacATAAACAAAGTAATAAATTAGTTTACAATTAGTACCCTGAactagatttatttttttgtaaatgattGTCATTTAATAGTAAAGGGAATAAGTTTTATTGcgattattcatttcatatttattaaatagaattaaaatgaGTATAAATAGGTAAACATGTGGTTGTACAATCAAAAACATACAGCAGAAGAAAATTGGTcaatttagatgaaaaaaaatatttgcaatggaaatataaaaattggaaacaataGAAAACCATGTGGGACAAGATGAGCAGAGAAATTAGAAATCTAATAGATCAAGAGTCGATAACAGAAGAAATGAATAAAGTGCAGATGAATTAATATGGAGTGATGGTAAAAATGGTGACAGATTAATGAGAAAAAGTAGAGAACATTGGAATAAATGGATACAAGATTCTCTGAAACCCTCATCCAACATCTGAGAAGGTACagggaaaaaatattaaatctggTATATAAACTAAAATTCCTATTGAGACTGGTAacagtgaataatttttatttttcccaaaattttacattaatttacaACTGCATTGTGTatgattcatcaattttaattccatgaatatttttacaaaactgATGTAAAACATCACTCGTATAGGTTCTTCACGTTCTACTATACATCTCTGATTATATTTTGGACAGCATCCATTACCTTCACATCTATGGACCACTGTCTGGACGGGTCTTATCTGTAAAAATGTGATTcagtatattttaatttcatatactGGGTATCTAGTAATACTAATTCAGTGCAGTTACTGAATTTTGTGTACATCTAATTTATACACTAAGAAGAAATTCAAACTtatatggagggtagaggtaaggaggacCATCTCATATGAGGGCTTAGCCTAAAAACTGTTGTAGatggtaaattataattcaaaatttgaccagaatggcgCTCCTTTCGAACGAAATTTCATATGTACttcgttattttatatattgtaaaGTATGCAGtattagaaaattcaatatttcaattgactAGAGTCGTTAATGaaatattggtatacaaaatctaaactattcatctagtccaaaataattttgtaaatataacctagaaaagCTGAATGTTAATTATCGTgaatttgtaagaatttttgtatttctttccTTCTGTGTCCTTATTCTTAAactctccttacctctaccctccaaacaaacttagtttttattttatttaaacatcaCAGCACTTTGGTACTAAAATAAATGAACTagttctatcaattttttacagTTTAAATAAATGGTTGTAGAGGACCGTGTACAAAAATATCACAGCACTTTGGTTGTATAACGACCAAAGCAAATCAATTTTCCACTATTCAAGTAAAAGGTTGTAAAGGACCTTTTTCATATATAACAATTTGtcttgatttattttgtattcCCTAGAATCGAATATCCCATTTTTTTCTCTCtaatatctttgaaaataatgaaacacaCTGCTCTATCCATTAAAAATCCCAGAATATTATTAAGTTGGAATATCTGGAACCGTTGGAAATATTCAAACTTAATACACTGTtaacaccaacactcacaattacactgtctgacgcgtgttccgataaccaagttatcgtcttcagagaaaCTGTCACTGAACATAACCTATTAAATATGGAATTCATTTATTGATTATTCTCTGTTAATTAATTATGTGATAAGATATCTGAATTATCACcaggttttaaaaaaatgacaagaaataaatttcaacgTTTCAGCTCATTGTGATACATTTTGTTTCTTGAAAAAACTTAAACTACTTACATGACgtatatatatcatatattttgcCCATTGCTCACTGTTTAGAATATCTTGAAGGTAAATCACTTTTGGTTTGGGTACTTCACATGGATACATTTGAACTGAAACTCTTTTGGCATGTTTGTAAAATGCTTCCATTAATTCATTTCCTATTGAACAGGATAACCCaattgaaaatagaagtaatataaatttaatattcataattttatttcgaaGTGTTTGTCTATTGCTTAACTAggtaaaaatgttttagaagaTTCATTTATATCTATAAAGAGGAAGTTTCGCAAACCCAACGGGATTTTTGTGGTTATATTGGTAATATTGTCACCTTTTTTAGATATATTAGTCATTTCTAATCTCGTTAATAATTCTTTTCTCGCCATTAATAAGAACAAtgacgattttttaaaattttgtaattttttttattcaaaaactaaaGGTTATTGTGAAGGAATTACATAAAGTGAATTTatgaatctaaaaaaaaacttaagtaAAGTAAATCAATATCTCTTTTATTCGGATTTTAAGAcagttaattttgaatatgaaattcGCTGAAAATTCTGTATTTCTTAAAGCAAGAATCAATTGGAACAAACTTGTTTTGTGTCaagtgtcaaatttgaaaacatatcacaaattatttagttattagTATTATGGAAGCACTTCTTTGAAACGATACTTTATATACCTTCTTACGCCCTTTTATAGCATATTTCATTAAGTAATAATGCATATTTCTAATGTGTTTCTAAAtctaatatgaaaattttgttttaagtaaACACAAatgtaaatctaaataaattgaaataaacgtCAATTCTACAGTTTGTGTTCTGTGCTCAACGCACATGGGTTTAGAGCTTTATGCACCACAGACCACTTAGATCTAGACGCTCCATGACAATACAATAAAATCAGACTGATTTGATTCACTCTACAGGTCTGCATCGGAAATAATCACATGCggtgtatttgaaattttgagttcagcgggaaatttgaatattattggtagaattgaaataaatacccACATAACGTTTGTGTTCAAAGCTCCATTTTGAATCCCATGGAGCCTAAACATTCATATGGTGCGTGAGGGCAAGAAGAAGACGCAGCTGTGTTCGACGCATAGATCTTAAAAACGACAATTAGGAACCACAGAACATACCCATAATCTGATACCTACATTGTAGTTCATTGCACTTTTCATAACTCTAAAAAATGAGCTGATAAATAGGTTCAGGTTTTTGGCTAAAATACGCGATAAAAAACTAAATGATACTTGGTTTCGACGCTGCATTGATTTAAAATGACAATCAAAATTGAATCACATGATCTCATTTGACACTCTAAGCGAAATTCCAGCATTACTACATAGCTACCAACAATACCATCCATAGTTTATTAACTTCTTGTATATGGTTTAACTACAAAATTCTGATTTCTTGATGTAATTTTTTGTGAGGGAGCACAATTTGAAATTGGGCATTTGTCGAAAAAAAGTACTACTCAGTTGAATTTAAcggatttattaaaatttgcacaaaatagaaaatatcaatactACAAATAATGATCGGTGATTATATCCGAAATATTACTTggcaaaatattgaaaatagaagtttcatttaacattttttcttaacaataaatttttggcttcttgttataatcaaatatctatttttttttatattttggtcacacaagtacaaaatattcagttttgtaaaccatatttttccaattacaCAAAGTACTTGATATTTCACCCCATGAATTGGCGTGGAAAGTACATTTGTCACTAGTTAATAAGCTTCAATTAAGAAGCAGGATTTCATTTCTCACTAGTGTACAAACTCAACTTTCCacatcatttcaaaatattcaataaggctcaagaaaatatatatgaaatatacatgcttttataatttccaataaTACATTAATTggaatcaatataattttttgaatttaattaaaaactaacatgttaccaaaaattttgaaagtacaGGTATATTAGATATCACTTCTCTATTTTCATTATCACTTTCTGAATCAGAACCCTCCAAATTCAGATCTGCACTTTCCAAACTATTATCCCAATCATCAGAACTGGAGTCAGAATCATATCCGAGCATATCTAGAAATTCATCTTCAGCTCCTGTTATTATTACATTTGGAAACATCTGAAATAAAACATgcattttatatacaataataattatattacaaactattcaaaaataattgttacttgaattattttgaaaaattttacctTATAGTCATTCGTTTGAATtggattattttgtaaatttatttttgtatgtgGCATTGCAAATATCGTCCTTTCaggtaaagagaaaaattcattattttgtaaatacagGAATCTCAATGTTTTAATCTTCGAAATCCTATAGGGAATATGgctaaaattgtttttgttaaaattcaCATGTTTTAGTAGCTGCAACTTGTCAAAATCTTTGGGCAcagtatatattttattgtcttCTAATGTCAACCAcctaaaaataatcaactttttATACTATATGTAATAAATGATCTAAACACATATTACTCTTGGTAAAAATATTCCCttatttttgaggaaaatatacatttttagttCATATATTCACTACATACCTTAAATAAATTAGGTCACAAATAGTATTAGGTagtttaacaattttattatgtCTAGCACCAAAAGTCTGAAGTTTCGTTAAATTCCCTATTTCATCTGGGATCCTAGTCAAACAGCATGAATTGCACCAGAGCATTTCTAGTGATATCAAACATCCAATATCTTTAGTAAGATCTTTAATAGGATTATGACTAATATTCAAACTTGACAATTGTGGAATGTTCTTCAGTGCTTCTGGAAATCtatctaaattattatatgCTAATGATAAATGTTGGAGATTTTTCAATTGCGATATATCGTTAGGAATTTCCACAATTCTATTACGACCTATGCTAAGAGAATAAAGACCTTGGCACGTTAATAACACATCTGGAAAAGTTGTTAAATCATAATCATCTAGTCCTAAACTTCGAGCACCGGATTGTTGAGCCTTTTCAATGATCGCCAACActctatttatttgaataaagttgtAAACGGGATTCATTCCgaattttatcagaaattagtaaaataattgttcaagggtctgtttatttttttctttatctctACTGTCACTGTCATTCCTGTTGTCAGATTTGACCTACATAACAGTGAATTTAAACTACATATAGTCGGTTCACGCAGATTTCAAagtcaaaacattttattatttgctcaaggtattatttattaacaacgtgaaaataaatattgaattgtagaaaatattatatattacatacAAAAATGGGTAAATTGAATGTTACatctttattattgtttatagtCAGATTGAAACGTTCTCAGGAAACAAATTCATTGTAGTTTCGCAATATGATATACAACATTATTGAAAGGcattttaaaaacttataaacAACTAACactatataattaaaaaagtacaaCAAAACGATAATAAATCTTCAAAAGAAACTGAATAATGCACACcaatattatacatttttgtgtCACAATTGCCAACTTAATATCCACTTATGCTTGAATCGTTTGTTGATCTATTTCAAGCAAtcaagataaatttgaaaatgtgttACTTGTTCTGAGATAGATATGAACTACAGTAAAATCAGAATTAAACTTGGCGCCATTAATATAATTGGTAATTTATTAGTTTGTGGCTGATGGGACATAGTAGTTAAGATTTATACCCCTAGATGACGAAAATTTGGTCATGAACGATTTAAATGTACGTAATTTGTGTTTTacattcaaattattgtttcataaataTGCAATGGTTATATAGAAAAACTCATATCTACGAACACGTTAATGCaatttcattcacaatttttttattactttttattaatatattatatttgaaaattgagtaaaattgttggtaatttatttattcaaatcttaGAAgaatctattttcattttttgatattgaagtCAACATTGGTTGgtggaaaaaacttttctaaacTTTAAATGTTTTACCCTGTATTAGAGAAGTCAGctttatataaatgaatgtaatAAACGTAAGTTTGGTTGCCTGTATCAAAATagatcattatttatattttaaatatttattttggtgtTAACAAATGAACATGTATACAAAAGGCATGGTGGAAGGAAAAAGTCAAGTATGATTtgtattcaacaaaaaattaaataaaatatggaaacttAAGTTTAAGaatcttgaaaattttgatataaata comes from Diorhabda carinulata isolate Delta chromosome 8, icDioCari1.1, whole genome shotgun sequence and encodes:
- the LOC130897154 gene encoding uncharacterized protein LOC130897154 — encoded protein: MLSVIVLVLFLKTVTVSEEDEEQFEKHIQRVSSDLYPCKQPSPRVIYLPEIFGDKWGTYKQHQASIRPLATVLHRCQASGCCEKYNQICRAKHEKPVPLMFLIASTGEYVLLTAINDTECICELDNSIT
- the LOC130897155 gene encoding rRNA 2'-O-methyltransferase fibrillarin yields the protein MGKPEFSSGGRGGGRGGRGGFGGGRGGGGGRGGFGGGRGGGRGGFGDRNSGGGGRGGRGGFGNKSGGGRGGRGGGGGRGRGGGGFKGGKTVVIEPHRHEGVFIARGKEDALVTLNLVPGSEVYGEKRISVETDGNKTEYRVWNPFRSKLAAAILGGVDQIHMPPGSKVLYLGAASGTTVSHVSDIVGPEGLVYAVEFSHRSGRDLINVAKKRTNIIPIIEDARHPHKYRMLVGMVDTIFADVAQPDQARIVALNAQHFLKNNGNFVISIKASCIDSTAQPEAVFASEIKKLQEDKLKPREQITLEPYERDHAVVVGVFRPPPKI
- the LOC130897158 gene encoding leucine-rich repeat protein SHOC-2 gives rise to the protein MNPVYNFIQINRVLAIIEKAQQSGARSLGLDDYDLTTFPDVLLTCQGLYSLSIGRNRIVEIPNDISQLKNLQHLSLAYNNLDRFPEALKNIPQLSSLNISHNPIKDLTKDIGCLISLEMLWCNSCCLTRIPDEIGNLTKLQTFGARHNKIVKLPNTICDLIYLRWLTLEDNKIYTVPKDFDKLQLLKHVNFNKNNFSHIPYRISKIKTLRFLYLQNNEFFSLPERTIFAMPHTKINLQNNPIQTNDYKMFPNVIITGAEDEFLDMLGYDSDSSSDDWDNSLESADLNLEGSDSESDNENREVISNIPVLSKFLVTC